The following DNA comes from Nerophis ophidion isolate RoL-2023_Sa linkage group LG16, RoL_Noph_v1.0, whole genome shotgun sequence.
CTACTTGACCAGATCTGTCAACTTAAGAGGTTCCACTGAGTTCATGGCCATTCATGCACACAAAGTAGAGGAAGTTCAAGGAATACTTCACCTTCCCACTTTTTCCGTCTGGAGATCTTCCACCTTTCAGTTTTGAGAAAGACACGCTCCAGTCTTTGGCAGCGGTTGACACGTTTACTTGCTTGGCATCGGCATTCCCTTTCTCTCCAAGCTGGTTTTTTGAGCCGCGAAAAGATGACGCGTCTTTACTGACTTGAGCCCCGCTGCTGTCGGTTTTCTCCCGAGGGCTGTTCCACCTGTTCCAGTCCAGACTACTGGTGCTGGTGGCTGGGAAGAGGTGTCCCGACGCGGACAGAGGCTGAGGCTCGGAGGACTCCGAGGGGGTTAGGGGGTGGCTCATGAAGGAGGAGACGCCGCTGAGGGGCTCGAGCCATCGGTCGTCGGTGCAATGTCCGTTACCGACGGCGGGCTGCGGGATCTTTTCGTCCAGACGCTGCAGAGCTGACAACACCTGAGAAATCTCAGCCTtgacgtcatttagtgactcCAGTTGTCGCTCGATCTGGTTCATGCGCAGCAAGAGTCTACACACGCTGGCTTTTACTCCATCGTCATTGCTTTCCAGCGAGTGGAACAGCCTTTGGAGTTGGCCTAGGCGGCCTCGTCTGGCCTCCGGGGTGTCCTGGTTAAGGCCATCGTTCGGGTGAAGCACTCCCGTGGACCCGCACATGCTTATGTCATCTAAGAAGCGGAATATGGCACTGATGTCATCCTCACCAAATTCGGGATCATCTAATGAAGTCATGAAGGACAGACGGTCAGCATGGACCAGACTACGGAGGCGCCTAGAATCTGGAATATCGGTCTGGGTTCCTTGAGCCTTGAGTCCATCAATTCCAGTATCACCAATCTCACCTCCCAAAGAGCGCCCCAGTTTGCTTATAGCAGGCGTTGATCGCCTGGGTTGTTGTACGCCACGAGACTCAAGCCCTGACCCAGCACTTGCCGGGCTGATCCGGTCCTCTAGACTGTGACTCTTGTTGCTCCAGAAGGGTCTTCGGCTTCTGGGGGGTTGCAAGTGTTTGGGAGAGCGCTCGGGGACTGACACAGGTCCGAAGTACGTCGAGTCCTGTAAATCGTCACTACCTTCATGTTTAGTCCGCTTATCTGGAGACTGTTGGACTGTGCTGGGTGAAGGGTAAGGGTTAGGGATGATATCAAAGCTCTGGTTGTCGAAGCCTTTCTCTTCTTTGGGACTGGGAGACTCGCTGTTGACGGTCACCTGCGGTATGAGAGTCGGCTGGTTGTGGAAGTCCTTCTTAAAGACGTTTCTCCTCTGGTCGACTGATGACTCCTGCTCCATTTCAAACACCTCAACGGGAGCTGAATCTGCACTTGACTCGCTGTCTGTCTCCAAAGGCAAGTAAATACTCTTCATGGCCTCGCTGGGGTACAAAAGTGTGGTGTGAGGCAAGTCAAAAGACACCGCCCGCGTCCTGACCCGAGGAGGAGATATAAGTGAGACGGGATCCGGGGGAAGACTGGACCGTTTGCGTGCCGAGTAATTGGAATTGGGAAACAGCAAGTGTCCGTCAAAACGGCTGCCAGCGGAGTCTGAGTGAGTCCGTGCTCTTCCCCCACCAGGAATGTTCAGCTGGTAGACTCCAGGCAGACTGGGGCCAGGGCACTGGTCCACAGGAAGAACCGTCTGAGCTCTCATTGGTTGGCAGTCATCCGTCACCCCTCCCGTCATTTGAATGAGATTAAATATCGTCACGATGTCGGCAGCGACCCCTATCGGTGACAGGCCCTGTCCTCTGGTGGAGACCCGGTCCCGAAAGAGAGTCGCTGGAAAACAGGGGTCCCGGCTGGCAGCGTCAAACAACAAACTCCTGAGCTCGACGAGATGTCGCAGCTCAAAGCGGGTGCTGACCATGCGACAAAGGTCCTGGAAGGTCAACCACTGACGCATATTAGCCAGTTCCTCCAGGATCCCCAAGAGGACTCCGGGGTATTCCTGCTGCAGGTTAGCCATGGCTGCGCACCTGATGGGAACATGGAGAGTTGAACAGCTATGCAAAAATAACCTAAGTGGAGAAAATTCTTTTGGATACATTTTGCACAAGTAAATGTCATTTTCACCAcaacctgttcaagattaaacAAACATTGTACAGGAACGGTGATGGGTTGTCACTTATGGTGCTCCGTGAAAGGTGGGGCTGGGGAGGAtcagtaaaaaatatattttgaatttGATAGTGTTTAACaatagctagatagatagtattTACTTATTCCTGATTCCCCATAAAACCCTAAAAATGCTGACGTTCACCACGTGGTGCGTTTACTGGTAGTCAGACACGATGCCGTCGTCGAGAGGACACTCACCTGATCGTATTGAAGATcaacttcaggagagttcccgtcggaaaattaaaattccagcagcagtgtacagaattgagatataatttaaaaagtaagAAGTAAAAAAATGGGGgtgttaatgaaaaaaaaaaaagaaaaatattacaataagaatacacataaaaagcaacaatgagaataaaaatataacagtaaaatatgaatataacaagagaaactaggcagtactgaccatgttatgaaaaagtattacaCTGTTATTGTTGGGCATCCCCTCTCATCCTAGTACCAGGAGTGATAGAGAGGCAAAAAGTCTttagttaataataataaataataatgaattaaattaGTAACGCACTTTACTTTTGTTAAAAtatcaaagtgctacaaagtataaaaatagtaaaaaaataaacaataaaaatagaATGTCAgaatttataataaaaaaataaaatggaaatgAAATAAGGAAAAAACTAGATAAACATTAGATAAAACAGAAACAtagataaaaatagaaataaaaacatgaaagcgCCGGATAAAACAGATAAGCAAGCATTGTGGTTAAAAATATGATAATGCacatagctcggctggtagagcggccgtgccagcaacttgagggttgcaggttcgattcccgcttctgccaacctagtcactgccgttgtgtccttgggcaagacactttacccacctgctcccagtgccacccacactggtttaaatgtaacttagatattgggtgtcactatgtaaagcgctttgagtcacttgagaaaagcgctatataaatataattcacttcactatttcacttcacttcacattaatgACTTTAGTTGTGAAATTTAAAAATAGACAAATTGAAAGAAATGTaattaaaacagaaaaatatGATTACTTCAAAGACATTATGATAATTAATGGACAGACGTAATTGCAATATTTGTTCTTTTTATTGACTCAAAAGTGACCAAAAAGTAATGTCCTAGTCAGATTTAAACATAAAGAAAAATAAACTGGATTTAAAATGGTCAGCTATGTGGTTTAAAGTCCTTGTAGGGGGAGTTTTGGAGAGCGACCTTATTTTGTGGCCCTAAAATAACCACGGTGACGCCGTtacacggtgtgtgtgtgtgtgtgtctttaaatCACTCCCTGAACATTGCCTTGGCTCACTTTATTACCAGCTCCGCGGTATGTGCCAGTTCATCTGTGGCAAAGTGCACCATGGAGTATTTACTTATTCCTGATTGCCCATAAAACCCTAAAAACGCTGACGTTCACACGCGTGGTGCGTTTACTGGCAGTCAGACACGATGCCGTCGTCGAGAGGACACTCACCTGATCGTATTGAAGATCAACTTCAGCCACTCACGGCTCCATCCAAAGTGGAAAACACCGTCCAATGTAGTCCTGCCAGAACCCAAATAGATCCGGTCCGAACCATGACGCCTTCCTCCTGGGGAGCCTTCTTGTCTTTTGCAGCCCGCAGCTCTGGGAGGAGAGAAAATGAGAAATCAGGTCATCTTGCCACAAGTCCCCTGCAGTCCCCTACGGGACCCCAGCCTACGGTTTTCCCCCCCGCCCCTGAGAAGTGTCATTAAGTGCACAGTAAGCTCTCCTAATAGATGGTGGACACACCCTCTGGATGAATATTCTGGAGGAGCACACTTTGTGAAGGTGCCACACCGATCATGAGGGCAGTTTGAGAATATGAAAAGAGCCAATGAAACATTGATGTGGGCTAATTGACACGCCTTACGCTCCGAACCGACCATCAATCTGGGCTGGATTGTTGGACGGCGGTCGACAAACACAACTGTCTGCAGACTTCACCATTACTCCACATTATCCCCCATAAAGGCTTGTACTTAAAGCCCATTAGGACGAGAGTGCTTCTTCCGAGTGGTTGCACTCTCCTCCAATGGCCATAGACAGCTGTAATTCACCTGGAAACTCGGGAGAAGCACATCCATCCTGCATAGGATCGATACAGGCTGTGCTACTAAAGCCGTCCCGTTGTGTACACAAACACAGCAACATACCGCtgatatcaggggtcgggaacctttatggctgaaagagccatgaaagccagatatttcaaaatgtatttccgtgagagccatatcggtggcgacttgtccagggtgtaccccaccttccgccctattgtagctgagataagcaccagcgccctccacgaccccaaagggaataagccgtagaaaatgaatgaatggatggatggatgaatgaatacaactaaatgcgtacaattttaagtaagaccaacattttgagtataataagtctcttattctttttaataacattgttattctgaagctaaccaataataaatgtaatacttcttaccattaatgcaacttcttgaacaggtgcgatataAAAATGGAGGgttggattgaaatgcatgagaatgttttataatttaagcatttaagtctcaccttaaaactcatctgtatactctagcctttaaatagaccagttgatctgccgcttcttttcttttttctcctatgtccccccctcccttgtggagggggtccggtccgatgaccatggatgaagtactggctgtccagagtcgagacccaggatggaccgctcgcctgtgtatcggttggggacatctctacgctgctgatccgcctccgcttgagatggtttcctgtggacgggactctcgctgctgtcttggatccgcttgaactgaactctcgcggctgtgttggagccactatggattgaactttcacagtatcatgttagacccgctcgacatccattgctttcggtcccctagaggggggggggttgcccacatctgaggtcctctccaaggtttctcatagtcagcattgtcactggcgtcccactggatgtgaattctccctgcccactgggtgtgagttttccttgcccttttgtgggttcttccgaggatgtcgtagtcgtaatggtttgtgcagtcctttgagacatttgtgatttggggctatataaataaacattgattgattataatttcaacgttatttttaacactgtgattaccagcggaattattcattacttatcgtgttaagcaatgtcagctaagatttatctaagagccagatgcagtcatcaaaagagccacatctgactctagagccataggttccctacccatggCTTATATCATTCTCAAAGGCTGGTATGTGTGCCATGAGTGGTACACGGGCTCCGTCtggtgcaggcctgggcaattgttttgactccggcgggccaaatttagagaacataatgtgtctgggggccggtgtatccatttttttaggaacactaatacaaaacctcacgataaagtctgattgaatgctaacaacgttatgacatccatccatccatctcaatcaatcaatgtttatttatatagccctaaaccagtggtccccaaccaccgggcccgattggtaccgggccgcagaataattttttattcatttttataaaaaaaaaataaaaaaaaaaatatatatatttttttaattaaatcaacattaataacacaatatacacttacaattagtgcaccaaccacaaaaacctccctttttcatgacaaagaaaaaaaataaaaaaataaaaaaataaggacaccccccaggccgcgggacaaattttgaagcgttgaccggtccgcggatacaaaaaggttggggaccactgccctagagcagtggtccccaaccaccgggctgtggcccaattggtactgggccgcagaataattttttattaatttttatttaaaaaaaacaattttattttttatttttatcaaatcaacataaaaaaacacaatatacacttacaattagtgcaccaaccacaaaaacctcaatttttcatgacgaaaacgtccctttttcatgacaaagagaaaaaaaaaaaaaaaaaaagaatttatataATTGTGGGCGATCCATGCACTTGACATTTATCTCGGCGTCGATCCCACCGGCTACGCCTCCTTGCCGACATCACGGGGTCGggtccggcgtgccctgcctcgctgccggtctgcaggccacgccaccCAAGCCAGACACAAGCCGGGACTCCGACTggctgagcctactccccccCCCTTCTGAGGGAGCGGGAAGTGAAGAGGGCCACGACCACCTGTGCCCCCAGTCTTCTCCTCCTTTTCCACCtgttctttttcttcctcttctttgtcATTTCCTTCTTCTTCACCAACATCAACTTCTTTAATAAATTCCACAACTTTAACTTCTTCTTCTACCTCTTTAACAACATCGGGGGGCCattcgccgccgccgccgccaccccCCCGTCTCGTCCGCCAAACCTGCAGGAAACATTGTTGTCGGCTGCTTGCTGCGAGGCCGACGAGTGCGCCTACGAGAGCCCGTAGGCGATTTACCGCCTCCagtggtccagccaggttgggcgcTAAATGTGACAGTTGTTAGGGGTTCGGCTcggacaggggtctcaaacacgcggcccgcgggccaattgcggcccgcgagaggttattttgcggcccccaccttaatatgaaagtttaatgttagtgcggccccgcaagttttatatgaatggcgcttggttagagtgtccgccctgagatcggtaggttgaaagttcaaaccccggccgagtcataccaaagactataaaaaaaaaagggacccattgcctccctgcttggcactcagcatcaagggttggaattgggggttaaatcaccataaatgattcccgggcgcggcaccactgctcccctcacttcacagggggtgatcaaggggatgggtgaaatgcagaggacaaatttcaccgcacctagtgtgtgtgtgacaatcattgctactttaactttaacttgacagcgttgtgtgcggagctgaaggaatctaccaatcacggtgtggtatatggctcacTTGCGGGATGCAAGCAGGGAAACGTTTTGCcccttttccactagacccgcacccGCTCTTCTTCCCTCGctcgctcgcccgcctgctctctctctctctctcactccctccctccctcccgccGCTGTAAACAATCCAGGCCGAGGAGACGAGTgacccggtagcttccgaagcactccgccgaaggaccgagcgacaatacgaGACTGTGGTGCaccggaccccagcgctgatactccgacagagagtcgctgttcattcagaaaatataaaaaacaacatATAAAGATAGAATATATTTAACCgcaacatgcaagtgtaaaaaaaaaacaacattatgatttgtacattttcagaatgtgcttctatTTTCAagcacagaaaacaatctgaaggtgtctttatttttaagttatcgtgcagggatttcaccagtccggcccacttgggagtacatttttccccatgtggcccctgatctagtgaagtgaattatattttatatagcgcttttctcaagtgactcaaagcgctttacatggtgacacccgatatctaagttacatttaaaccagtgtgggtggcactgggagcaggtgggtaaagtgtcttgcccaaggacacaacggcagtgactaggatggcagaagcgggaatcgaacctgcaaccctcaagttgctggcacggccactctaccaaccgagctatgccaccccactctaaaatgagtttgacagccctggtctagtctcttacgtgaatgagctaaataatattatttgatattttacggtaatgtgttaataatttcacacataagtcgctcctgagtataagtgaagtgaattatatttatatagcgcttttctccagtgactcaaagcgctttacatagtgaaacccaatatctaagttacatttaaaccagtgtgggtggcactgggagcaggtgggtaaagtgtcttgcccaaggacacaacggcagtgactaggatgacggcagcgggaatcgaacctgcaacccccaagttgctggcacggccactctaccaaccgagctataccgccggttggtttgcacccccggccaaactatgtaaaaaactgcgacttatagtccgaataaTACGGTACTTCTAATGCCAAATGACACCAGGAGCCACAGCTGTTAATGTTTTTGTTGATTAAAGTCCTTGAGAGATGGCTAATGGCTTTTGTAGACCGCGTGCCTGTGGACTGTAGGAGACTGTGGTCTTTGGAGCATTTACAGTACGACAAAAGTGACAAAACTATCGCTGTGGATCTGGTGTCAACTGAGATGAGACTTGCGctctttttccttcttctttacTGGTTTGATGAGCGGGGCGACGACCGTTGGGGTCAGCGATGGATTCAAGGCTGGATCTAGGGCTGGGTTCCTGGCAAGAAGGTCCATGAGCGAGGTATTCCCCTCCCCTGTTGAAATGATGAGGTTACTGGAACCAGCATGTCTACTGGTATGAAAGGTGTGATTACCTGTCATGTGGTCTTCATGGCTGGGTTCTGGTTCTGAGTCGGAGTCTGGACTGTGGAGAGAAACCCGCGCCAAGGCTGCCAGATCACTTATGAAGCTTCTTTCTGCCTCCTAATGGACACAGGAGCACAGTGCTCAGAGGAAACAGACTATACCTTTACACGGCATGACATCATACATTATACATGACATTATCATTTCAAAAATGACTAAACTCAACTTATCCAAACAGTCATTGTCCTGGTTTGAGTCATATCTAAAAGGGCCATGAACAATGTGTCACCATTAATAATGTGAGATCTTCCTTCCGCAAAATTGAACCAGGGgtaggggttagtgcaggggtcgggaacctttttggctgagagagccatgaaagccaaatatttcgaaAACGAATTTCCGTGAGAGCAAaattatattttggtaatactttgatatggggaacatattcaccattaattagttgcttattaacatgcaaattcgtaacatattggctcttaattagtcgttTTTAAGtgcttattaatgcctttttctgcatggccttattttacaagcagtaagccattaactaagagtcttcccttataacctcagaattattgcttattagtacccctaacccttacatggtcccctagtgtccaaataactcttaagtctttgttacttagaatatgttccccatactcaagtgttaccgatattttttaacactaaatacaactaaatgtgcgcatttttaagttagactaacatttttagagtataataagtctcttattctttttaataacattgttattctgaagctaacaaattaatgaaatacttctcaccattaatgcgacttcttggattgatggaataaaatgcatgagaatgtttttaattttgaacgttatttttaaccctgtgattaccagcggaatcattcattacttatcgcagGGGTGCCcagactttttctgcaggcgagctacttttcaattgaccaactcgaagggatctacttcatttatatatatcatttatatttatttatttatgaaagagacatttttgtaaacaagttaaatgtgtttaatgataatacaagcctgtgtaacacatatagatgtctttctttcacaaagacaagaatataagttggtgtattacctgattctgatgacttgcattgattggaatcagacagtaatgatgataacgcccacattttcaaatggaggagaaaaaaagttgtcctttttgtacaataccacatgaaagtggttggtttttggcatctaattcatccagcttccatacactttacaagaaaaacattggcggcaaattccgtagcttgcttgattgacattcacggcacccgagggtcttgtgagatgacgctggctgctgccagttcattattatgaaaaaatgacagagaggaaggcgagaaacactttttatttcaacagactttcgcgccgtcccttccgtcaaaactctaaaggctgactgcaaatttcctatcttcacaataaaagccctgcttcatgctgcctgcgctaacaaaataagagtctcggaatcgcttgtgcacgccagttttccgagactctgtatttagttagcgcaggcagcatgaagcagggcttttattgtgaagataggaaatgtgcagtcggcctttag
Coding sequences within:
- the LOC133535438 gene encoding major intrinsically disordered Notch2-binding receptor 1-like, whose product is MANLQQEYPGVLLGILEELANMRQWLTFQDLCRMVSTRFELRHLVELRSLLFDAASRDPCFPATLFRDRVSTRGQGLSPIGVAADIVTIFNLIQMTGGVTDDCQPMRAQTVLPVDQCPGPSLPGVYQLNIPGGGRARTHSDSAGSRFDGHLLFPNSNYSARKRSSLPPDPVSLISPPRVRTRAVSFDLPHTTLLYPSEAMKSIYLPLETDSESSADSAPVEVFEMEQESSVDQRRNVFKKDFHNQPTLIPQVTVNSESPSPKEEKGFDNQSFDIIPNPYPSPSTVQQSPDKRTKHEGSDDLQDSTYFGPVSVPERSPKHLQPPRSRRPFWSNKSHSLEDRISPASAGSGLESRGVQQPRRSTPAISKLGRSLGGEIGDTGIDGLKAQGTQTDIPDSRRLRSLVHADRLSFMTSLDDPEFGEDDISAIFRFLDDISMCGSTGVLHPNDGLNQDTPEARRGRLGQLQRLFHSLESNDDGVKASVCRLLLRMNQIERQLESLNDVKAEISQVLSALQRLDEKIPQPAVGNGHCTDDRWLEPLSGVSSFMSHPLTPSESSEPQPLSASGHLFPATSTSSLDWNRWNSPREKTDSSGAQVSKDASSFRGSKNQLGEKGNADAKQVNVSTAAKDWSVSFSKLKGGRSPDGKSGKPDQSSGRAKLLSQKSSSLVEQMFGSSLFGNKESSLTGGLTSGKVMDPRLAEGRGRPIWTVDDREARISPYDSQTHDSLNPNNMEFWMDDTPGYDALLRRKEAGIRRAKVCKFLALLAAVLAVVLIVVIPICAVRS